The following nucleotide sequence is from Sphingomonas swuensis.
AGCCTCCCGCGTGGAAGCCGCTGATGCGGCAGCTGACCGAGGCCGAGATGGCAGACGTCGGCGCGGCGCTGGCGGCAGCGCTCCGGCCCGGCGATGTCGTCGCGCTCCACGGCGAGCTTGGTGCGGGCAAGACCACGTTGGCCCGCGCGGTGCTCCGCGCGCTCGGCCACGAGGGCGAGGTGCCGAGCCCGAGCTTTGCCATCGTCCAACCCTACGACCGGCTCGCGCTTCCGGTGACCCATGCCGACCTCTACCGGGTCGAGGATCCCGGCGAGCTGGAGGAGCTCGGGCTCGACGAGGCGCTCGACGGCGGGGTCTTGCTGGTCGAGTGGCCCGAGCGCGCGGGTGAGGCGGCCTGGCCACAGGCGCTGCGGCTCGTCCTGACGCCGGCTCCGGATGGCCGCCGTGCCTTGACTTGGGAGGTCCCGCGGTCATGGGAAGGGCGATGGCCACCGCCGCTTCCCCGACCATGATTCCGCCGCCGAGCGCGCCCGACTTCCTTGCCCGCTGCGGCTGGGAGGGCGCCCGGATCGAGCCGCTTGCCGGCGATGCGAGCTTCCGTCGCTACTTCCGGGTCCATCACCAGGGCCGCCGCGCGGTCCTGATGGATGCGCCGCCGCCGCACGAGGATCCGCGTCCGTTCATCGCGGTCGCCGAATGGCTCAGCGGGCGCGGCTTCAGCGCGCCCGACATCCTCGGCCGCGACCTCGAGGCGGGACTGCTGCTGCTCGCCGACCTCGGTGACGACCGGCTTCGCGAGACGCTCGACGAGGCGCCCACCCGCGAGGCGCAGCTGTACGAGCTCGCGACCGACCTGCTGGTCGCGCTGCACGGGCATGCGCCGATGGACGGGCTTCCTCCGCATGGGCTCTCCGAATGGCTGGCCGAACTCGACCTGTTCCCCGACTGGTATGCGCCGGCGGTCGGGATCGAGGTCGATCGCGCCTCCTATCGCGCGGCATGGGAAGAGGTGCTTGCACCGGTCGCGGCCGACGGGCTTGGTCCGGTCACGGTGCTGCGCGACTTCCATGCCGAGAACATCATGCTGGTCGGCGGCCGCGAGGGCACCGCGCACCTCGGCCTGCTCGACTTCCAGGACGCGCTCGCCGGGCATCCCGCCTACGACCTCGCAAGCGTGCTCGAGGACGCGCGGCGAGATGTCACTCCGGCGATCGAGCGTGCGATGATCGACCGCTATTCGCAGGCGACCGGCGGCGGCGAGGTCTTCGAGCGGGCCTATTGGGCGCTCGCGGCGCAGCGCAACACTCGCATCCTCGGGGTCTTCTGCCGCCTGTGGAAGCGCGACGGAAAGCCCGGCTACCGCCGCTTCCAGCCGCGCATGTGGGGGCTGCTCGAGCGCGACCTCGCCGCGCCCGGACTGGCGCCGGTGCGGCGCTGGTTCGATGCCAACGTGCCCACCGCCTCGCGGGTCGCCCCCTGGCTGGAGAACGCCTGATGACCGCCACCATCCATCGCGCGCTTCGGCTTCGTCCCGACATTCCGGCCGAAGTCCCCCGGACCGCGATGGTGATGGCCGCCGGGCTCGGCAAGCGGATGCGCCCGCTGACTGCGACCCGGCCCAAGCCGCTGGTCGAGGTCGCGGGCAAGCCGCTGCTCGACCATGTCCTCGATCGGCTTCGCGCCGCGGGGGTCGAGCGGGTGGTGGTCAACGTCCACTACCTCGCCGATTCGCTCGAGGCGCACCTCAAGGCGCGCTGCCGTGACCTCGACGTGGCGATCAGCGACGAGCGCGAGCTGCTGCTCGAGACCGGCGGCGGGCTCGTCCGCGCATTGCCGCAGATCGACTGCGATCCGTTCATCGCGGTCAACAGCGACAATTACTGGGTCGATGGGCCGAGCGACACGCTCAAGCTGCTCGCCAGCCACTGGGACTCCGAGCGGATGGACGCGCTGCTGCTGCTGGTCCCGCTCGCCCGCGCCGGCAACCACAATGGCGTCGGCGACTTCCACCTCGATCCGGGCGGACGGGTGCGGCGTCGGGCCAAGGGCAGGGTGGCGCCGTTCGTCTACACCGGCATCCAGCTGATGGCGAAGCGGCTGCTCGACGGAGCACCCGACGGGCCCTTCTCGACCAACCTCCTGTGGGACAAGGCGATCCTCGAGGGTCGCTGCTTCGGGGTCGTCCACCAGGGCCTTTGGTTCGACGTCGGAACCCCTGCGGCGATCACCGCCACCGAGCAGGCGCTTGAGCGCGACTGACGCCGGCCGCCGCCGCGTCTTTTCCATTCCCGCACAGGCGAGCTTCGCCGACGCGCTCGCCAGGGAGCTGGTCCGGCGCCATGCCGGCGATCCGCTGGCGCTCGCCCGAGGCCGGATCCTGCTTCCCAACGCCCGCGCGGTGCGGACCGTCACCGAGGCCTTCGTCCGGGCGAGCGGGACGGGGCTTCTGCTTCCGCGGCTGATCCCGATCGGCGATCCCGCGCTCGACGAGCGGATCGGGGGCGCGCTCGAGCCACCGAGCGGCCCCGCCGTTCCGCCGGCGATCGACCCGCTCACCCGACAGGCCGAGCTCGCCCGAGCGGTGCTTCGCCGACGCGGGGGATCGAGCGCCGAGGCATGGCGGCTGGCCGGCGAGCTGGCCCGGACGCTCGACCAGCTTCTGATCGAGGAAGTGGAGGTCGCCAGGCTCCGGCAGATCGAGCCCGGCAACGCCGATCTCGCTTTCCACCAGACCAATGCGCTCGAGCAATTGTCGGTCATCCTCGACGAATGGCCAGCGCAGTTGCGCGCGCTCGGACGGATCGACCTTGCCGACCGCCGCAACCTTTTGCTTCGTGACACCGCGCGGCGGTGGAAGGCGGTTCCGCCGGACGGCTTCACCATCGCCGCCGGAATCACGACGTCGGCCAAGTCGATCGCCGAACTGCTCGCCGTGGTCGCGGCGATGCCCGAGGGTGCGGTGGTCCTGCCCGGACTGGCCGACCGGCACCTGCTGTCCGACGCGCAATGGCAAGCGCTCGGCCTCGAGGAAGGGGAGCGCGACGAGCCGACCCATCCGCAATATCATCTTAAGCTTCTGCTCGGACGGATGGGGGTGAACCGCGCCGAGGTCGAGGCGTGGCCGATCGACCCGGACAGCCGGAAGCGCTCGGGCCGTGCCCGGGTCGCCAGTCTGGCGCTCACTGCGGCACGGTTCAGTCATGAATGGCAAAAGGCTGGGCGCAGTGACCGCTCGCTCGGCGGTGTGCGGCTCGCCATCCTGCCCGACCCCGCTTCGGAGGCGCAGGCGATCGCGCTCGCGCTGCGCGAGGCGCTCGAGGTCGAGGGCCGCACCGCCGCGCTGGTGACCCCCGACCGAGCGCTTGCCCGCCGCGTCGGCGCTTTGCTCCGCCGGTGGGAGATCGTCGCCGACGACAGTGCCGGAACCCCGCTCGGCCAGACCCCGCCGGGGACCCTGCTGCTCGCCATCGCAGGGGCGGCCGCCGAGCGGCTCGGACCGGTCTCCTTGCTGGGGATGCTCGGCCATCCGCTGGTCCGCTCGGGCGAGGGGCGCAAGGAGTGGCTCGACGATGTGCGCGCGCTCGATCTCGGCCTCCGCGGACCGAGGCCTGCTGCCGGGATCGAGGGCATCGACCGGATGGTCGAGGGTTCGCGGCTGCGCGGGCTGGGTGAGGCGTGGAAGCGGCTCCGGCCCGCCGTCGAGCCGCTCGAAACCATGCTCGACGGCCCGCTCGACCTTGCCGCGCTCGCCGGCCGCCTGCGCGAGGCGGGGTCCGCGCTTGCCGGCGATGCGCTGTGGAGCGGACCCGCGGGCCGCGCCGCCGCCGATCTCCTTGCCGAGGTCGAGGCGAGCGCAAGCGCCGCGGCACTCGGCGTCCTCGCCGAGGATTCGGTGCCTCTGCTCCGGCTGCTGCTCGACGGACAGGCGATCCGTCCTCCCTACGGGCAGCACCCGCGGGTGCAGATCCTCGGCCTGCTCGAGGCACGGCTGGTCAAGACCGACCTGATGGTCCTCGGCGGCCTCAACGAGGGCAGCTGGCCCGCGACCCCGGCTCCCGATCCGTGGCTTCCGGTCAAACTCAAGAAGGAGCTGGAGCTCCCCGCGCCCGACACGAGGATCGGGCTTGCCGCGCACGACTTCGCGAGCCTGCTCTGCGCCCCCGAGGTGCTCCTGACCCGCGCCCGCCGCGACGGCCGTTCGCCGACGGTCAGCAGCCGGCTGCTGCTTCGCCTGCAGGCGCTGACCGGCGGCCTCCCGCGCGACCGGCGGCTCGAAGGCTATGCGGCGGCGCTTGATGAGCCTGCCGAGGAGCGGCCTGCCAAGCAACCCGCTCCGCGCCCGCCGGTCGCCGAGCGGCCCAAGCAGATCCGGGTCACCGACCTCGACCGACTGAAGTCCGACCCGTTCGCTTTCTATGCCCGCACGATGCTTGGCCTGAGTGCGCTCGATCCCCTCGAGGCCGATCAGGATTCACGCTGGAAGGGGACGCTCGTCCACCTGATGATGGAGCAGTGGCTGAAGGAGGACGCCTGCGCGCCCGACCGGCTGCTCGACCGCGCCCGCCTGCTGCTCGCCGCCGACGACATTCACCCGATGCTCCGCGCGCTATGGGGACCGCGCCTCATCGAGGCGATCGGCAACTTCGCCGGGATCGAGGCTCGCCAGCAGGACGAGGGTCGGCGGCCGCTCGAGGCGGAGGCGGCGGGCGAAGCGACCATCTCCGGGGTGCGGCTATATGGCCGCGCAGACCGGATCGACCGCGGCGCGGACGGGCGCCTCGTCATCCTCGACTACAAGACCGGCAGTCCGCCGACCCAGAAGCAGGTCGATGAAGGTTTCGCGCTCCAGCTCGGGCTGCTCGGCATGATCGCCGAGGCCGATGGATTCCGCGAGCTTCGCGGGGCAGCCGGCGGGTTCGAATATTGGTCTCTGGCGCGCGAGAAGAAGGGGGCGAAGAGGCCCGGCTACCGCCTTGCAATGGACCAGGGCGACCCCGCCGCCTTCCTTGCCACCGCGCGACAAGTGTTCGCCGAGGCGGTCGGGCGCTGGCTAACCGGCGACGATGCCTTCACCGCCAAGCTTCGCCCCGCCTACGCCCGCTACGACGATTATGATCAGCTGATGCGGCTGGAGGAGTGGGCCGGGCGCAAGCGCTAGGCCCGCCTACTTCTTCTTGGCCTTGTGCGAGCGGGCATAGAGGAGGGCGGCGACGATCGCGGCGGAGCCAATTCCGACGGCGATTCCGGCCTTGAACGGCGTTCCCTCGCTGCCCTTGTCTGCACCTGTCTTGTCCTTGGCTGCCACGCGTCAATCTCCTCTTGATGCGCCCCCATAAACGCATGGGCATCCGGGACGGAAGCGCTAAGAGAAAGCCCAAGATGGCGCGCGTCACCAAACCCAAGAAGCTCCAGCCCGACCAGCTGGCGGCGGTCGATCCCTTCATCCACGCCTCGCTGTCGGCGAGCGCGGGGACGGGCAAGACCCAGGTGCTGACCGCCCGAGTGCTCCGCCTGCTGCTGGTCGGGGCGGCGCCCGAAAGCATCCTCTGCCTGACCTTCACCAAGGCCGCCGCGGCCGAGATGGCCGAGCGGGTCGGCCACCAGCTTGCCGCCTGGGTACGGCTCGACGACGACGATCTCGCGGACGCGCTGCAGGCGATCGGGGCCGAGCCGGGCAGGGAGGCGCTGGGAACCGCCCGCTCGCTGTTCGCGCGGGTGCTCGACTGTCCCGGCGGGCTCCGGATCCAGACCATCCACAGCTTCTGCCAGACCCTGCTGTCGGCTTTCCCTGCCGAAGCCGAGATCGGTGCCGGCTTCCGCCCGATCGAGGGCCGCGAGGAGCAGGCGCTGGTCGAGCGTACGCTCGCCACCCTCGCCGAGCAGTCGGACCGAACCGACCGCGCCTTCCTCGCCGACCTCGAGGTGCTCGCCGACCGGATGAGCGAGGAGCAGGTGCGCTCCTATTTGCGGCAGTGCGCGGCGAGCGAGGGGCTCGAACCCTTCCGGCTCCCCGAGGCGGTTGAACCCGCGCTTCGCGGGCTGGTCGGGCTCCCGCCGGAGGACATCCAGGAGCTGGTCGCGCGGCGTTGCCACGACGACGTCTTCGATTGCGACACGCTGCAGCAATTCGTCGAAGCCAACCGGACCTGGGGCACGGCGAGCGGGCAGAAGATGGTCGAGCGGATCGAGGCCTGGCTTGCGCTTCCCTCTGACCAGCGCTGCGCCGACCTTTCGGACTTCGCGCATGCCACGCTGCTGACCGGCAAGGGTGAGCGGCGCAAGGTCAAGTCGCTGATCAAGCACTGGCCGGAGGCCGAGGAAGGCTGCGACCGGCTGTGCGCCGAACTGGAGGAGCTGCTCTCGCTGCTCCGCCGCGACGCGCTGATCCGGACGATGGCCGCCGGGCTTCGCGCCGGTGCGCGCTTCGGAGTGGCCTATGCCGCGGCCAAGCGCGCCGGGGGGCTCGCCGACTTCGACGACCTCATTCGCTGGACCCGCGACCTTCTCGCGAAGCCGGGGATCGGCGAGTGGGTCAGGTTCAAGCTCGACCGGCGGACCGACCACCTGCTGGTCGACGAGGCGCAGGACACCAATGCCGCCCAGTGGGCGATCGTGAAGGCGCTGGTCGAGGAATATTGGGCCGGGCAGGGGAGCGGGTCCGAGCATCGCACCCTGTTCATCGTCGGCGACTTCAAGCAGGCGATCTACGGCTTTCAGGGCACCGACCCGAAGGAGTTCGACGCCGCCCAGCGTTACTTCCGCGCCGCTGCCGAGGGCGGGCCGCTGCCGTTCAAGGACCTCTCGATCACCGCCAGCTTCCGTTCGAGCCAGGCGGTGCTGGACCTCGTCGACGAGGTGCTTCGCGAGGATGGTCCCGAGGCGCTCGGACTGACCCGCCCGCTCGAGCCGCACCGCGCCTTCCATGCCTCCCGGCCCGGCTCGGTCGAACTGCTCGTGCCCTTCTCGCTCGAACTGCCCGAGGCCGAGGAGGACGACGGCGAGGAGCAATGGGAGGATGAGGATCGGCGTGCCTATGCCGACAGCCTCGCCGCCCGTATCGCCGCATTGATCGAGGAGGCGCCGCTGCTCGCCTCGACCCGGCGGCCGCTGACCGCCGGCGACATCCTGGTCCTGCTTCGGACCCGCAACCTTGCCGGATTGCTGGTCGCGCGGCTGGCCGAGCATGGGGTTCCGACCGCCGGGGTGGATCGGCTGACCCTGTCGAAGCCGCTCGCGGTACGCGACCTGCTCTCCGCGATGCAGTTCGCGGTGCAGCCGCTCGACGACCTCAACCTGGCGGCGCTGCTGGTCTCGCCGCTGGTCGGCTGGAGCCAGGACGAGCTCTACGGCCTTGCCCATGGCGATCGCGCGCGCCTGTGGGTCGAGCTTGGCCGGCGGCGGGATGAGAACGCTCTTTATGCGACCACTCGGGCGAGCCTCCAGGAGCTGCTTGCCGCGGCTGACTATGAGGGCCCGCATGCCTTCCTCGAACGGATCCTGTCGGGCGCCATGGATGGCCGCCGTAAGCTGCTCGGTCGGCTCGGGCGCGACAAGCGCGATCCGATCGGCGAGCTGGTCGCCGCGGCCCTGACCTTCGAGGCGCAGGAGAGCGCCGGCCTGCAGCGCTTCCTCCACTGGTTCGCCAGCGGTGAGGTCGAGGTGAAGCGCGATCCCGACGCCCGGCACAATGCGGTTCGGGTGATGACCGTTCACGGCGCGAAGGGATTGGAAGCGCCGGTGGTGATCATCGCCGATGCGACCGCCGACCCCGACCAGCTCGGCGCGATCAACCCGCCATTGCTGATCGACGGCGGGCAGGGGAGCTTCCCGGTGATCCGCCCGCGCAAGTCCGAGCTGTGCGAGCCCTTCACCAGCCGGGTCGAGGAAGAGAAGGAGCGCGACCGGCAGGAGCATCTGCGATTGGGCTATGTCGCGCTGACCCGCGCGGCCGAGCGACTGATCGTCGGTGGGCTGCAACCGCGGCGGGGCGAGATCAAGCCGCTGAGCTGGCACGCCAAGGTCCGCTCGGCGCTCGAGCGGCTCGGCGCGGAGGTGCTCGACGACGGCACGCTTCGACTGGCGCGGCACGGCCCGCCGGTACTCGTGGCCGAACGGCGCAGGATCGAGCTTCCGGCCAGGGTGCTGCCCGAGTGGGCGCGGAACCCGGCTCCCGTCGAGGCGCGCCCGCCGCGTCCGCTGGCGCCCTCGCAGCTCAGCCCCGACCGCGAGAGCAGCCCGCCACCGGGACCGGGTCTGCGCGCCGCGGCCGAGCGCGGTCGCCTCCTCCACGCGCTGTTCGAGCGGCTTCCCGCCACCGTGCCGTCCGAGCGGCGGGCGGCGGCGCTGGCATGGCTCGAGCGCAACGCCGCGGTCGGCGACTTCGCGCAGCGGGTCGAGCTGGTCGATTCGGCGCTGTCAGTGATTGAGGATCCGGCCCATCGCGCGCTGTTCGCGCCCGACGCATTGGCCGAGGCGCCGATTGCCGCGACCCTGCGCGATGGCACCGTCATCGCCGGCACCGTCGATCGCCTGAGCGTGTCAGACGAGGTCGTCCGGGTGGTCGACTTCAAGACCGGGCGATCGGTCCCGGCGAGCCTTCGGCAGGTGCCCGACAGCCACTATCGGCAGATGGCCGCCTATGCCGAGGCGCTTGGCATCATCTTCCCCGGCAAGCGGATCGAGGCCGCTCTGCTCTACACCAGCGGGCCGCGGCTGATCCTTCTTCCGCTTGAGGACGTCGGGCACCCGACCCATATGGGCGTCAACTCGAATCAGGAGACGACCTCCCCATGACCAAGACCGTGACCGACCAGAGCTTCGCAACCGATGTCCTGGGCGCCGACAAGCCCGTACTCGTCGACTTCTGGGCGGAGTGGTGCGGTCCCTGCAAGATGATCGCCCCGGCGCTGGAGGAACTCAGCCAGACCATGGGCGAGCAGGTTACCATCGCCAAGCTCAACATCGACGAAAATCCCGATACGCCGGGCAAGTATGGCGTTCGCGGGATCCCCACCATGCTGCTGTTCAAGAATGGCGAGCCGGTCGCGCAGAAGGTCGGAGCGATGCCCAAGAGCCAGCTTGCCGCATGGCTTGAAGGCGTTCTGTAAGCTGTTCCCCGGCGAAAGCCGGGGTCCAGTTGCCTGCCGGCAGCAAGAAACGGACCGGGCTCCTGCCTTCGCGGGAGAAGATGGCTTTGATTGACTAGCCCCCACCCCGAACCTACATCGCCGCCACTCTGAAAACGCTCGCGCGCGGGCGCCCGTTCACTTGCCTCGCGCCCACAAGGAAGTCTGATGCTGCAATCGCTGGCCAAGTCGCTCTTCGGCTCGAGCAACGACCGATATGTCGGCAAGCTCCGCCGGATCGTGGAGGCGATCAACGGCTACGAGCCGACCATCTCGGCACTGACCGACGAGGAGCTCAGCAACCAGACGGTGATCTTCCGCCAGCGGCTGGCCAACGGCACCAAGCTCGACGACCTGCTGCCCGAGGCCTTCGCCACGGTGCGCGAGGCGGCAAAGCGGACCCTCGGCCAGCGCCACTACGACGTACAGATGATCGGCGGCATCGCGCTCCATCGCGGCGAGATCGCCGAGATGCGGACCGGCGAGGGCAAGACGCTGGTCGCGACGCTCGCGACCTATCTGAACGCGCTCCCCGGCAAGGGCGTCCACGTCGTCACGGTCAACGACTATCTCGCCCGCCGCGACGCCGAGTGGATGGGCCAGGTACACAATTTCCTCGGCCTGACTGTCGGGGTGATCGTTCCGAACCTGTCGGAGGAGGAGCGCCGCGCCGCCTATGAGGCGGACATCACCTACGCCACCAACAACGAGCTCGGCTTCGACTATCTGCGCGACAACATGAAATACAGCCGCGACCAGATGGTCCAGCGGCCGTTCAACCATGCGATCGTCGACGAGGTGGACTCGATCCTGATCGACGAGGCCCGCACCCCGCTGATCATCTCGGGCCCGACCGACGACAAGAGCGACCTCTACATCAAGGTCGACGCGCTGGTGAAGCAGCTCGGCGACGGAGACTATGACAAGGACGAGAAGCAGCGCAGCGTCGTCCTCACCGAGGAAGGCACCGAGAAGGCCGAGCGGCTGCTCGAGGAAGCCGGGCTGATCGAAGGCGCCAACCTCTACGACATCGCCAACACGCAGGTGGTCCATCACCTCAACCAGGCGCTCAAGGCGAACACCATGTTCCGCCGCGACATCGACTACATCGTCAAGGACGACAAGGTCGTCATCATCGACGAGTTCACCGGTCGGATGATGGACGGACGGCGCTGGTCGGACGGCCTTCACCAGGCGGTCGAGGCCAAGGAAGGCGTCAACATCGAGCCCGAGAACCAGACGCTCGCCTCGATCACCTTCCAGAACTACTTCCGCATGTATCCCAAGCTGTCGGGAATGACCGGGACCGCGCTCACCGAGGCGCCCGAGTTCTACGACATCTATCGGATGAACGTCGTCACCATCCCGACCCACAAGAACGTCAGCCGGGTCGACGAAGACGACGAGTTCTACAAGAACATCAACGACAAGTTCGCCGCGATCGCCAAGTCGCTCAAGCAGAAGCAGGACCTTGGCCAGCCGGTGCTGGTCGGCACCGTCTCGATCGAGAAGTCCGAGCTGCTCAGCGAATATCTCGAGAAGGAAGGCGTCAGGCACTCGGTGCTCAACGCCCGCTTCCACGAGAGCGAGGCGCACATCGTCGCCCAGGCGGGCCGCATGGGGGCGGTGACCATCGCCACCAACATGGCCGGCCGCGGCACCGACATCCAGCTCGGCGGGAACATCGAGTTTCGCATCGAGGACGAACTCAAGGACATGCCCGAGGGCCCCGAACGCGACGCCGCGATCGAGAAGATCCGTGAGGAAGTGCAGGCCGAGCGCGAACAGGTGCGCTCGGTCGGCGGGCTGTTCGTGCTCGGCACCGAGCGTCACGAATCGCGCCGCATCGACAACCAGCTGCGCGGCCGTTCGGGCCGCCAGGGCGATCCGGGCCTCAGCCGCTTCTACCTCAGCCTCGACGACGACCTGCTGCGCATCTTCGGCCCGCAGACCGCCTTTGCCCGCCTGATGGAGAAGAACCTCGAGGACGGCGAAGCGATCGTCAGCCCGTGGATCTCGAAGGCGATCGAGACCGCGCAAAAGAAGGTCGAGGCGCGCAACTACGACATCCGCAAGCAGGTCGTCGAATTCGACGACGTGATGAACGACCAGCGCAAGGTCATTTACGAGCAGCGCGCCGAGATCATGGATGCCGAGCATGTCTCGGACGTGGTCACCGACATGCGCGCCGAGACCGTCACCAGCCTGGTCGCCGCGCA
It contains:
- the tsaE gene encoding tRNA (adenosine(37)-N6)-threonylcarbamoyltransferase complex ATPase subunit type 1 TsaE, with protein sequence MRQLTEAEMADVGAALAAALRPGDVVALHGELGAGKTTLARAVLRALGHEGEVPSPSFAIVQPYDRLALPVTHADLYRVEDPGELEELGLDEALDGGVLLVEWPERAGEAAWPQALRLVLTPAPDGRRALTWEVPRSWEGRWPPPLPRP
- a CDS encoding aminoglycoside phosphotransferase family protein codes for the protein MATAASPTMIPPPSAPDFLARCGWEGARIEPLAGDASFRRYFRVHHQGRRAVLMDAPPPHEDPRPFIAVAEWLSGRGFSAPDILGRDLEAGLLLLADLGDDRLRETLDEAPTREAQLYELATDLLVALHGHAPMDGLPPHGLSEWLAELDLFPDWYAPAVGIEVDRASYRAAWEEVLAPVAADGLGPVTVLRDFHAENIMLVGGREGTAHLGLLDFQDALAGHPAYDLASVLEDARRDVTPAIERAMIDRYSQATGGGEVFERAYWALAAQRNTRILGVFCRLWKRDGKPGYRRFQPRMWGLLERDLAAPGLAPVRRWFDANVPTASRVAPWLENA
- a CDS encoding nucleotidyltransferase family protein; this translates as MTATIHRALRLRPDIPAEVPRTAMVMAAGLGKRMRPLTATRPKPLVEVAGKPLLDHVLDRLRAAGVERVVVNVHYLADSLEAHLKARCRDLDVAISDERELLLETGGGLVRALPQIDCDPFIAVNSDNYWVDGPSDTLKLLASHWDSERMDALLLLVPLARAGNHNGVGDFHLDPGGRVRRRAKGRVAPFVYTGIQLMAKRLLDGAPDGPFSTNLLWDKAILEGRCFGVVHQGLWFDVGTPAAITATEQALERD
- the addB gene encoding double-strand break repair protein AddB, which codes for MSATDAGRRRVFSIPAQASFADALARELVRRHAGDPLALARGRILLPNARAVRTVTEAFVRASGTGLLLPRLIPIGDPALDERIGGALEPPSGPAVPPAIDPLTRQAELARAVLRRRGGSSAEAWRLAGELARTLDQLLIEEVEVARLRQIEPGNADLAFHQTNALEQLSVILDEWPAQLRALGRIDLADRRNLLLRDTARRWKAVPPDGFTIAAGITTSAKSIAELLAVVAAMPEGAVVLPGLADRHLLSDAQWQALGLEEGERDEPTHPQYHLKLLLGRMGVNRAEVEAWPIDPDSRKRSGRARVASLALTAARFSHEWQKAGRSDRSLGGVRLAILPDPASEAQAIALALREALEVEGRTAALVTPDRALARRVGALLRRWEIVADDSAGTPLGQTPPGTLLLAIAGAAAERLGPVSLLGMLGHPLVRSGEGRKEWLDDVRALDLGLRGPRPAAGIEGIDRMVEGSRLRGLGEAWKRLRPAVEPLETMLDGPLDLAALAGRLREAGSALAGDALWSGPAGRAAADLLAEVEASASAAALGVLAEDSVPLLRLLLDGQAIRPPYGQHPRVQILGLLEARLVKTDLMVLGGLNEGSWPATPAPDPWLPVKLKKELELPAPDTRIGLAAHDFASLLCAPEVLLTRARRDGRSPTVSSRLLLRLQALTGGLPRDRRLEGYAAALDEPAEERPAKQPAPRPPVAERPKQIRVTDLDRLKSDPFAFYARTMLGLSALDPLEADQDSRWKGTLVHLMMEQWLKEDACAPDRLLDRARLLLAADDIHPMLRALWGPRLIEAIGNFAGIEARQQDEGRRPLEAEAAGEATISGVRLYGRADRIDRGADGRLVILDYKTGSPPTQKQVDEGFALQLGLLGMIAEADGFRELRGAAGGFEYWSLAREKKGAKRPGYRLAMDQGDPAAFLATARQVFAEAVGRWLTGDDAFTAKLRPAYARYDDYDQLMRLEEWAGRKR
- the addA gene encoding double-strand break repair helicase AddA, with protein sequence MARVTKPKKLQPDQLAAVDPFIHASLSASAGTGKTQVLTARVLRLLLVGAAPESILCLTFTKAAAAEMAERVGHQLAAWVRLDDDDLADALQAIGAEPGREALGTARSLFARVLDCPGGLRIQTIHSFCQTLLSAFPAEAEIGAGFRPIEGREEQALVERTLATLAEQSDRTDRAFLADLEVLADRMSEEQVRSYLRQCAASEGLEPFRLPEAVEPALRGLVGLPPEDIQELVARRCHDDVFDCDTLQQFVEANRTWGTASGQKMVERIEAWLALPSDQRCADLSDFAHATLLTGKGERRKVKSLIKHWPEAEEGCDRLCAELEELLSLLRRDALIRTMAAGLRAGARFGVAYAAAKRAGGLADFDDLIRWTRDLLAKPGIGEWVRFKLDRRTDHLLVDEAQDTNAAQWAIVKALVEEYWAGQGSGSEHRTLFIVGDFKQAIYGFQGTDPKEFDAAQRYFRAAAEGGPLPFKDLSITASFRSSQAVLDLVDEVLREDGPEALGLTRPLEPHRAFHASRPGSVELLVPFSLELPEAEEDDGEEQWEDEDRRAYADSLAARIAALIEEAPLLASTRRPLTAGDILVLLRTRNLAGLLVARLAEHGVPTAGVDRLTLSKPLAVRDLLSAMQFAVQPLDDLNLAALLVSPLVGWSQDELYGLAHGDRARLWVELGRRRDENALYATTRASLQELLAAADYEGPHAFLERILSGAMDGRRKLLGRLGRDKRDPIGELVAAALTFEAQESAGLQRFLHWFASGEVEVKRDPDARHNAVRVMTVHGAKGLEAPVVIIADATADPDQLGAINPPLLIDGGQGSFPVIRPRKSELCEPFTSRVEEEKERDRQEHLRLGYVALTRAAERLIVGGLQPRRGEIKPLSWHAKVRSALERLGAEVLDDGTLRLARHGPPVLVAERRRIELPARVLPEWARNPAPVEARPPRPLAPSQLSPDRESSPPPGPGLRAAAERGRLLHALFERLPATVPSERRAAALAWLERNAAVGDFAQRVELVDSALSVIEDPAHRALFAPDALAEAPIAATLRDGTVIAGTVDRLSVSDEVVRVVDFKTGRSVPASLRQVPDSHYRQMAAYAEALGIIFPGKRIEAALLYTSGPRLILLPLEDVGHPTHMGVNSNQETTSP
- the trxA gene encoding thioredoxin TrxA, whose translation is MTKTVTDQSFATDVLGADKPVLVDFWAEWCGPCKMIAPALEELSQTMGEQVTIAKLNIDENPDTPGKYGVRGIPTMLLFKNGEPVAQKVGAMPKSQLAAWLEGVL
- the secA gene encoding preprotein translocase subunit SecA; its protein translation is MLQSLAKSLFGSSNDRYVGKLRRIVEAINGYEPTISALTDEELSNQTVIFRQRLANGTKLDDLLPEAFATVREAAKRTLGQRHYDVQMIGGIALHRGEIAEMRTGEGKTLVATLATYLNALPGKGVHVVTVNDYLARRDAEWMGQVHNFLGLTVGVIVPNLSEEERRAAYEADITYATNNELGFDYLRDNMKYSRDQMVQRPFNHAIVDEVDSILIDEARTPLIISGPTDDKSDLYIKVDALVKQLGDGDYDKDEKQRSVVLTEEGTEKAERLLEEAGLIEGANLYDIANTQVVHHLNQALKANTMFRRDIDYIVKDDKVVIIDEFTGRMMDGRRWSDGLHQAVEAKEGVNIEPENQTLASITFQNYFRMYPKLSGMTGTALTEAPEFYDIYRMNVVTIPTHKNVSRVDEDDEFYKNINDKFAAIAKSLKQKQDLGQPVLVGTVSIEKSELLSEYLEKEGVRHSVLNARFHESEAHIVAQAGRMGAVTIATNMAGRGTDIQLGGNIEFRIEDELKDMPEGPERDAAIEKIREEVQAEREQVRSVGGLFVLGTERHESRRIDNQLRGRSGRQGDPGLSRFYLSLDDDLLRIFGPQTAFARLMEKNLEDGEAIVSPWISKAIETAQKKVEARNYDIRKQVVEFDDVMNDQRKVIYEQRAEIMDAEHVSDVVTDMRAETVTSLVAAHCPAGTYPEQWDVAGLKESLDVVLGLQPPVDDWLKEDAVDQDLLIERIGALADEAMITKTSEVEPERWQEVEKTVLIQTLDHHWKEHLATLDALRQVIHLRSYAQKKPIDEYKQEAFLLFERLLVAIREDVTKTLMRAQIAMEPPPLPELPAFLTQHLDPLSGYDDTADLDAGARGLVGDFGQSLNIPQPDLPEGALAEPVSRNAPCPCGSGKKFKHCHGQLA